Proteins from one Thermococcus sp. M36 genomic window:
- a CDS encoding ABC transporter ATP-binding protein, with the protein MSLVELRNITKSYEGKPALDGVSLKVRKGEIFCIMGHSGAGKTTLLRILALLERPDSGEYYFDGALVSWNRPGSLRRGITMVFQTPVMFNTTVFKNVAYGLRLRGYSRAEIEQKVKDVLRLVGLEGYENRKAKTLSGGEKQRVAIARAIVLEPKLLLMDEPTANLDPTNSGIIEDIVREIAKENGTTIVFSTHNMFQAKRLADRVAHIHLGRIIEVGKTEDIFEMPKNELTRKFINGELF; encoded by the coding sequence ATGAGCCTTGTTGAGCTTAGGAACATCACCAAGTCCTACGAAGGGAAGCCTGCCCTGGACGGCGTGAGCCTTAAGGTCAGGAAGGGCGAGATATTCTGCATCATGGGGCACAGCGGGGCCGGGAAAACCACCCTCCTCAGGATACTGGCTCTCCTTGAGAGGCCGGATTCCGGCGAGTACTACTTTGACGGTGCCCTGGTTTCTTGGAACAGGCCGGGAAGCCTGAGGAGGGGGATAACGATGGTGTTCCAGACCCCCGTCATGTTCAACACCACGGTCTTCAAGAACGTCGCCTACGGCCTTAGGCTCAGGGGCTATTCAAGGGCAGAGATAGAGCAGAAGGTCAAGGATGTTCTGAGGCTCGTGGGGCTTGAGGGCTACGAGAACCGAAAGGCAAAAACCCTATCCGGCGGCGAGAAGCAGCGCGTTGCCATAGCGAGAGCGATAGTGCTTGAGCCGAAGCTCCTCCTGATGGACGAGCCGACGGCAAACCTTGACCCAACGAACTCCGGCATAATAGAGGACATTGTGCGGGAGATAGCGAAGGAAAACGGGACGACGATAGTGTTTTCCACCCATAACATGTTCCAGGCCAAGAGGCTAGCCGACAGGGTCGCTCACATACACCTTGGGAGGATAATCGAGGTTGGGAAAACAGAGGATATCTTTGAGATGCCCAAGAACGAGCTGACGAGGAAGTTCATCAACGGTGAGCTGTTCTGA